Part of the Oceanidesulfovibrio indonesiensis genome is shown below.
GGAGGGAGAGCGCCCTGAGACGCCGCCGCGAGTGGAACAGAGCATCCGGCCGCCGAAGCGGGGTCCGTTCTCGATGGTCTGCATGGGCGCGTCCACGGGGGGCCCCCAGGCGTTGTCGAGCATTCTGTCTCGTCTTCCTGGTAATTTTTTTCTGCCCATACTCGTGGTGCAGCACATCGCGCCTGGTTTTCTGCCCGGTTTGGTGCAGTGGCTGGATTCCCACACGCAGCTCGAAGTAGGCATTGCGGAGCACGGAAAGCGGCCGCTGGCCGGGCACGTGTACTTCGCGCCGGACAACCGGCACATGGGCGTGGGGCCCGGCAATGTCATCAAACTGTCAGACTCTCCACCGCTGGGCAGCCTGAGGCCCTCGGCATCACACCTGTTTCAGAGCGCGGCCGACGTGTTGGGCGATAAAGTAGTCGGCATCCTGCTGACTGGTATGGGACATGACGGTGCAGCGGAGCTTGCCGTTATGAACCGCTGCGGAGCGCTGACAGTGGGGCAGTCCGAGGAGTCCTGCATTGTGTTCGGCATGCCCAAGGCGGCCCGGGACGCCGGCGCCCTGGATTTGCTCCTGCCCCCGGAAGAGATAGCGTCCATGCTCATAACGATTCATAATTCCAGTGAAAAGCAGTAGATTATGAACCCATCAGACGGATTAGATCGAACGGCCGCGAGCAGCGTTCTCGTTGCGGAAGACAGCCCCACCCAGGCGCTCAGGTTGCAGTTGTTTCTGGAGGAGCAGGGCTACGAAGTCACTGTGGTCAAGAACGGCCTGAATGCGCTGCACACGCTCGAGGAAAAAACGCCTGATGCAGTGATCAGCGACATCATCATGCCGGAGATGGACGGCTACGAGCTCTGCCGCCGGATCCGCTCCATGCCCGGCAACGAGGACCTGCCGGTCCTGCTGCTCACCAGCCTTTCCAATCCGGAGGATGTGCTCAAGGGGTTGCAGTGCGGGGCGAGCGCCTTCGTCACCAAGCCCTACGACGAATACTTTCTTGCCGAGAAGCTGGACTATTTTCTGAAAAATCGCGGCGTCGCCCAAAATCTGGATGAGAACGGAACCTTTGAGGTGCGTTACCGCGGGACCACCCATGCCATCGGTGCGTCTCGCCGACAGATGTTCGACCTGTTGCTTTCAACCTACGAAAACGCCGTGGACCAGAGCAAGCGGCTGGATCAGGCCAACGCCCGGCTCAAGGAACAGCAGGAGTTGTTGCAGGAGGTTCTGTTCTCCCTCTCCTCGGACATTGCCGTGCTGGACAAGGACGGCGTGGTGGTGGCGGCGAACACCCGCGCGGACGCGCCGCAGGAAGCCTGTCTCGATAAATATGCGCCGTGCGCGGCCGGGCAGAACTATCTGGACCATCTCGACAGCCTGGTGGAAACGACCGCGAGCGCAAGCGCCGGGCTGGGTCTGGAAGTGGCCGATGGTATCCGCTCCGTGCTTGCCGGCGAAAGCGACCACTTCGCTCGCGAGCTGCCGGCCCGGGAGTTCGGCAACAAGACACGGTGGACCTACATCGACGTCACGCCGCTGAGCAGCCGCCGCGGAGGAGCCGTCGTCTCGGTGCTGGACGTGTCCGACCTGAAACGGGCCGAGGAGAACCTGCGCGAACAACGCAATCTGCTCTCCACCATTCTGGCGGCCAATCCCGATCTCATAGTGCTCAAGGACGAGTTGTTCCGGTATCGCGCCGCCAACCCGGCGTTCTGTTCCTTCATGGGGGTGGATGAGCAGGAGCTCATCGGCAAGACGGATTTCGACCTGTTCCCGCTTGACGTGTTCACCCGGTTCGACGAGGCGGACTCCGCCGTGCTGCGGACGCTGACTGCCCAGTCCGAGGACGTGCAGCTCATCAGGCCGGGCGCCGGCACGCCCGTCTGGTTCCAGGTGGTTCGCACGCCGGTGTTCGACGCTGACGGCAAAGCCACCAGCGTTCTGTGCTCCATGCGCGACATTACCGCGCGCAAAAGGATGGAGAATGAGGTGGTGAAGGCCAAGGAGGCGGCGGAACAGGCCACACGGGCCAAGAGCGAGTTCCTGGCGAACATGAGCCACGAGATACGCACGCCCATGAGCGGCATTCTGGGGATGATGGAGCTCATCGACTCCACCGACCTCACGGACGAGCAGCGGCAGTATCTGCACATGGTGCGCCGCTCCGCCGACAGTCTGCTGGCGTTGCTCAACGACATCCTCGACTTTTCCAAGATCGAGGCCGGCAAGATGGAACTGCGCGAAGAGGACTTCAGCGTCCGGGACATCATGCAGTTCGTG
Proteins encoded:
- the cheB gene encoding chemotaxis-specific protein-glutamate methyltransferase CheB, with translation MKKRIRVLIVDDSSVVREAMRHAVESDPELEVAGIAENGREALEKTLALEPDVIAMDFHMPDMNGIKATRRIMEEKPTPIVIVSGLLDPKEASANFMALDAGALALIEKPRFLGQEQQQALARIVETLKAMSEVAVVRRRRKPEGERPETPPRVEQSIRPPKRGPFSMVCMGASTGGPQALSSILSRLPGNFFLPILVVQHIAPGFLPGLVQWLDSHTQLEVGIAEHGKRPLAGHVYFAPDNRHMGVGPGNVIKLSDSPPLGSLRPSASHLFQSAADVLGDKVVGILLTGMGHDGAAELAVMNRCGALTVGQSEESCIVFGMPKAARDAGALDLLLPPEEIASMLITIHNSSEKQ
- a CDS encoding response regulator, which gives rise to MNPSDGLDRTAASSVLVAEDSPTQALRLQLFLEEQGYEVTVVKNGLNALHTLEEKTPDAVISDIIMPEMDGYELCRRIRSMPGNEDLPVLLLTSLSNPEDVLKGLQCGASAFVTKPYDEYFLAEKLDYFLKNRGVAQNLDENGTFEVRYRGTTHAIGASRRQMFDLLLSTYENAVDQSKRLDQANARLKEQQELLQEVLFSLSSDIAVLDKDGVVVAANTRADAPQEACLDKYAPCAAGQNYLDHLDSLVETTASASAGLGLEVADGIRSVLAGESDHFARELPAREFGNKTRWTYIDVTPLSSRRGGAVVSVLDVSDLKRAEENLREQRNLLSTILAANPDLIVLKDELFRYRAANPAFCSFMGVDEQELIGKTDFDLFPLDVFTRFDEADSAVLRTLTAQSEDVQLIRPGAGTPVWFQVVRTPVFDADGKATSVLCSMRDITARKRMENEVVKAKEAAEQATRAKSEFLANMSHEIRTPMSGILGMMELIDSTDLTDEQRQYLHMVRRSADSLLALLNDILDFSKIEAGKMELREEDFSVRDIMQFVEKSFAVQAAQKGLDLSVKIAPGTPDSLRNDPARLRQVLFNLMSNAVKFTQAGGIGVTVSQVGPGECTHVDAPVCLRFDVEDSGVGIPPEQQDKLFQSFTQVDGSFRRIAEGTGLGLSISKHLVQLMGGRIWLESEPGAGSTFSFTMAFDHAHAEPERMDFGDDALPGLEPADVRVQVAQPVEETGPLHILLAEDNQVNQLFTVRLLERQGYTVHAVANGREAVEALAEKEFDLVLMDVQMPEMDGVEATRIVRAGGIELGGELLSMRNPDIPIIALTAHAMKGDRERFLEVGMNEHVSKPLNLPHLNQAICRVVKANGARPAACGQDDSGEEPSRGENETLGTEKTLERIQGDTEFLLLLYNTFMSDLDERIGKFERAIDEGNMGNLHKFAHSLKGAAATIDASGLHDRSHELEEVVKKGGDQSAIRNAFDALRAELDRVTTAIRNKAEELGESS